The following are encoded in a window of Mycolicibacterium tusciae JS617 genomic DNA:
- a CDS encoding redoxin NrdH, whose protein sequence is MNPTSITVYTKPACVQCNATYKALDKQGIAYETVDISLDSEARDYVMALGYLQAPVVVAGNDHWSGFRPDRIKALGMVAATA, encoded by the coding sequence ATGAATCCCACATCGATCACCGTGTACACCAAGCCCGCATGCGTGCAGTGCAACGCCACCTACAAGGCGCTGGACAAGCAGGGCATCGCCTACGAGACGGTCGACATCAGCCTGGACTCCGAAGCCCGTGACTACGTCATGGCACTCGGTTACCTGCAGGCTCCGGTCGTGGTGGCCGGCAACGACCACTGGTCCGGGTTCCGGCCCGATCGCATCAAGGCGCTCGGCATGGTCGCGGCCACGGCTTAG